AGCAATCATCTTTGCGGTGAGTTGCCACCTGTCCTCATTCTGTTGTTATTGAGTTGCAAACTTTATTGTTACAGGAAATAAACACACTAGAGGTGCTCTAACCGTGTCTGTTGCATAGGACTGCCTTTCACCTATTCTATCATTACATAATGGATGAACATTCTTTTGGTGTATGTAAGTTCCTTAACTATTTATAGTTACCGAAATGTCATTTGGCTATCTTTAAAGTTGCGAAAGACCTTATTCTCTGAAGATTGATAGAGTCTCATTCTCCTAATGTATCAAAATAGCTATTTTATTTATGTCATCAGGAGCCAATTATACTGAAGCTGAAGTTCACATGCCTATATTTCTTATAACACACATACATAATCTGCATCTCTTGCATTATTAAAACTCACTAACAGTATCTGGAACAATTGGTGAAACATTTATAGCTCAATTTGTTAAAATGTATTGATATCCACAGAATGGTAAATATTTTTTCTGCGTGCCTCTGGAGCAAACTGCcttcattatttatttctaattttgttATAACTTTCTAAAACTGTCTCCTGTTACGTCTTTTCCACTATTTTGTTGCACTTTTATTTAGCTTATCTCAGAATAAATGTTTCAGTGTAGTAATCTAattaatataaatttctgaaaatcacTGTTTTAACTCTTCTGGTACATAATGTTAATGACATGCATTGTTCTTTAGGAAGCTGAGGCAGAAGGCAACAAGCAAATTTCTCATGAGGCATCCCATCGCTTGAGAGTCAACATGTACAATTTGGGAAGCAGAGTGCTGAGTGCAGTTATGGATGTATTTTCATATGGGTCACGTTCAACTGTTCACCTGCTGAGGCTTCTGATAGCTTCCCAGAAGATGCGCAAGAGGCTTACACCAGCTGTGCTTCCACACAAATTTTATTACACACTACGCAGTCTGCTTGATTCCATAAATGATGTTGCTATAAAGCAACTAGCTGTCTCTTACGCCAAGTAtgtaaatatgttattaattttgttttaagaTTTAAATATAATGTTTTATAGACTTAAGACAGAAACTTTAAGCAAGTATAGTAAATATTGATTTACAGAACGTATCCCTCAATCACATGTTTCTATTGTCTTAACACTATTCTTACGAGGAATACTTTGttatatttatttaatcgtgtctgagctgcatctgtaattaattaataggcTATATATACTAGACTacaagtacatatatatatattaatgatcttCACATATCATAAGTCATCATTATTGTCAATagcaaggctcatatctctctccagtgtacagcacacttcactgcagcaTCGTTGGCCAACTGcaggtcttggaaagtgcatggAGCCAGCAAGGATGGACAGGTCAACAGGTGTGTCATCATTTCTTTTCCTCCACATTGTCAGGCTCTTCTTCGGCGTATCTCCACTTGAACAAGTTATCCTTTGATGTTCCAACTTTTCAGGCTGCCTTTATCCTACTTCTGTTACCACATTTATTCTCTGGTCGTAGATTGACTTTCATTTAGTGGACGTTGAAGTTTTATGATATCTTCCCTCGATTTAATTCTTGCCACCGCTGGCTATTGTATGTACAGGGGATGTCTTCTATCTTCACACTGCCTGCTTCGTTCGGTCACCACACGTTTGCCGTCTGATctgtgtgggggaaggggggggggggggagagaattctAGAACACATGTAAAGGAGATCACGGTTTGTAGGCTTCAGGCATCCCATAAGTAATCAACATGAGTCATTCAGTGCTGCATCTAGCTTCTGGGCATGTGTCGATCTTCTCCATACAGGGCATTCATATTCAGCTGGAGCAAACCACAATGCCAGGGATGATGCATGTAGAATTTCAGGATTTGCTCCCCAGTGTGAGTTGGTAAGTTTGCGGTTTATATCGCTCTGTGAGTTGACTTTTGCTCTAGttttttctacatgtttcttgtaaGACAATGTTTGATCTAACGTGACCCCAAGATAAACTGGGTTTGGACAGTGTTTAAGTTTAATTGAGTTCCATTCCAATTGTAATTCTCTGTTTGCTCCCTTATTGTTCAGATGAAATAAAAAAGTCTGTGTCACTGCTGGATTTGGTCGAAGCTGTTTCCTGTTGTAATATTCAGGTAGAACTTCCAAGGCATCTGTTAGATTTCTCTCAATCTGTTTGATTGATCTGGATTAGCAGGGAATGGCTACATCATCAGCATAGATAAAACTTCTTGTTGTTGGTCcagttggttggtcatttgtatacagattgaaaagtagaggGGACAAAACACTACCATTCTTCAGGCTTCCAGCGACTTCTTTACTCTTGAAACTCCACATAGTATCTTCTGTTGGAGATCAGTGTGGTTTATCGTGTTGTATGCTGCTGATAAGTCGACAGACACCACACCAGTTTTTTCTCCCTTCTAAAAACTGGCCTCTATGTTTTGAGTTAGACAGAGGACTTAGCCAGTGCAAGACTTACCGGGTCTGAATCCTACTTGTTGTGGAATGATTTGGCTTTCTAGTTGTGGTCGTATTTTATTCAAGATTAGACGTTCATATAGTTTGCACAGCAGGGATATTGGACGATAGTTCTTGGCATCATCTCTTGATTTACCTGGCTTTGGGATAGCTACTACCTTCACCTTCGGCCATAGATTAGATACCGTCTTTTTCGACCAGCAGAAAGTATAGAGTTGTAAGAGCCATTCCTTAGCTAAGGGCCCTATGTTCTGTATAACTTCATTAATGACATCATTGGGACCATGGCCTTCCTGGGTTTCAAGGAACTGATAGCAGCTTCCATTTCTGTTGAAGTGAAGTATGACTCGTGTGGTATTTCAGCAACTTGTTGCCTCTTATACGAGGTGTCAATCTTACTGTTCCTGGTTGCTTTACCGTTCAAAATGAGCTGATGTGCGATTTAATCAGCTGTCATGGAAACCTGATCCTTGGAAGCTGCTGAGTCGCTAGACAATCGTTTTATGAGGTTTCAAGCTCTTCTGCTACTATGCTTCATGTCAAGATTCTCCAATGTATGTTTCCTGGACTCTTGTCGGTCTTTGCTTATAGTTTCAGTCAGCTGATCTCCAAGTTTGTTATATGATACTTGTTTATGTAATTCCTTTCTAAAGAATAGAAAATCTAATGCAGTTCAGTAATCTGACATGCTGGCAGAAGGTTCACAAAATAATGTGGCCTGTACATGCACAGACGGTGTTGTAGGGGAGGGGACAATTTTGGCGATGGGGGTTCCACTGTGCAATAGGTGAGGGGAAGGCTAGTCACAAACAGGATTGGCAATCAACAGCTAACGAATCTGTAAACTGTCTTATTAATCAATTATACCAGTACAACCAGTAATTTGACAagtcattcatttctttttaaaacaCATGGCATTACAGGATTATGGTAAAATTCAACAAAGAAATGATTTTTTGCTCGCTTGTTAACCTTTCTTCTGTCAGAGAATCATCATAAGTGGCAGGTTTTGAGTAATGTCTACACTTGTTTTGTTGCCATGTTAACATTTGCTTCTTTTACCAAAAACACAGCAGTGTTTACAAAGCTCCACTTCACTTAAATGCTAATGCAGCTGCAATTGCAACAAAATCCTGAAACAGTGATTATTAAATAAGTAACTGAGGACAAGTCAAGTCAATAGCTTAAGAAAAGCTCATtctcaaaataaaaagaaagtgtaatttcttcacttacatGGCAAATGCACACTAATTCTCATTTCACTAACTGCCTACAGtcataaaattacattattttactGATAAAATCTGTAGTTACTCAGATATTGCAGCAGATTGGATATTTCACTTTTTCACTATATGGTGAAATATTTTTCTCATTGCCTGCTACCATTTGCCAAAAACTAGTTTGCTATCTCAAATTGTTTATGAGATATGAGGGCTGTTACGAATATTTCACTCTCAGAGTTTTGTTTCTGCGTGTGAGCAGAAGTGAGTGCAGCACATAGAATCCATTTGCTCAATATTAAAGACACAAAAATTCAATATATTAGCTACACTTCATACACAGAGCAATGTACGACTTAACTTGCACCTAACAGAAATTCAATGTAATAACTACACTTCTTACGTAGTAATATATGACCTAACTTGCACCTAACATAAGCTCATAGTGACTCATATTTTTTATTGCAGTCTGTTCTAATTTAATGTGAttagttatttaatttcataatattATAGTAATTATGACTGTTGAGAAAATAATATGCATTTCACACTAAAGCTGATGAATGAGGCTGTGAGATGTGCAGGATTCAACTGAGAAAGATTGTACTTGCCACCACATCCGCAGTTGCATGAATCAGCCAATGGCCATCCTGAATTTGGCAAAGAATGTTTCTTTCTTAATGGATTAAGTACATAATTGATCAGGTGACAGCAAAAGAAGGTGGCCATTCCTTCAGAACATAGTGGTAGGCCTGCCAAACACTAAGGACAAGAATGCATTTCAAGAATGCATTTTTACACATGGTAGGCCAAGTTATTTTGTGCAAGCTCTACCACTTGAGCTTTGAAAGTTGTGTATTGGTTGTAAGATATTGAGTTGGAGTTATGTTGAGACCCTACTCACACAATAGTTTTTTTGATTACAAAGACTGTAAGAAGTATGCTGATGTGTGAGCTAATGATTTCAAAGCAGTGTGAGCAAATAATATTTCCTTGGTCTTCCAACTGTGTCAAGTGGTGTACATCCATGAACTTAAGGCTGAGTACTCCTTAGCCATTGCAGACAGCCAAATAACACTCATCCAAAAGCTCATGGCATTTTGCTGAGTTTTGAATTTGGAGAAAAATCCAAATATTGCAAAGTCAACAGTTTATAAACTGGAATTTGAATcatcacaacaaatgaaaaattgaAACTTTTTAGACTGCACTCAAAATTTATTTTACAGAACTTGGAACAaacacatgaaataaatgtgtcatCATGTACTTGGAATCAGAGAAGTTCATTGTAGGCAAATGCAGGTAGGTCATGCCAAGAAAACTTACTGCAGTTCAAGCACAAGTTTTGTGCCAGTGCTACCCCCCCAAAGAGCAACACAAACAAAGTACTTGAAGTTTGCACAAGTCTTTTATGAAGAGCGTAGTGGTATCACTACAATGGGCAGTTCACAACTCCTCAGTAGacaatttttttttgagtcatcctaTATCCTCAGTTACTTGccggatgtattcctatctctgtctttccattcagTTTTTAGCCTTTACACCCTATTCCAGTACATTTAAGGTTATTCCCTAATACCTTAATACATAtcttatcatcctgacccttcttcttgtcagtgtttttcatatgttcctttcttcactgattctgcagagaacttcctcattccttatcatatcagttcatctaattttcaacattctgcagtAGTACCAacatctcaaacactttgattctcttctgttccagttctctcacagtccatgcttcacagtgctctgctccaaatgtacattctcagaagtttcttcctcaaattaaagactatgtttgataccagtagactgccATAGTTCACATCATGTAGGAAGGCAGCCCAACTTTCAGCTGTTCTGCGCATCCCCCACCATTAACTGCTAGCAGCCAATAAAATTCATTCTTTCATTCTCTCTTCCAGCGGCTAGCCACAAGTTGCAAACAGGACTGCAAGAATCTCTCTCCCACATGCTGTGCTGTTGCCATATTTTGTGACAAcgcagtttcattcacagagcgaCCAAATTATTCATTGAGATGTCGATGTTGCTTTCTTGTAGCAGTATAGTTGTGAATGTTTATCTGTAAACGTTTTAGTATGATTTTCAAATGAACATGTCAGGTGACGGCAATAAATTTGGAGTTTCCCACATGCAATTgcaattaaattgcgtgcctatggagtattgtcttAGCTGTGCGACTGGActtgtgattccctgtcagaaaggtcacattatgTATTATTAGATAGAAAAatgttgagtaaaactgaagtgctaTCTGGCGTTTGCAAGGAAGTGTTGTAGATCTTCTTCTGTTACTGATTTACTAAACAATTTAGGAAACAATcttagcagccctcttagactgtttgcagatgatgctgtgattaaCCACCTTATAATGTCAgacgattaaaaaaaataaattacaaaatgatttagataagatacgaATCTGTATGGTGAGagaagtgacaattgactctaattaatgaaaaatctgaagtctccacatgagtactaaaaggagcccactaaatttcagtttacaggataaaacacacaaatttaaaggctgtaaaattcaactatatacttaggtattaaaattatgaataacttaagttGCAATGATTGCATGGATAAcgttgtgtggaaagcaaaccaacaactgtgatttattggtagaaaagttagaaaatgcaacatgtctactaaagacacTACTTACACCACAATTTtctgccctcttctggaatattgctgtccaGTCTAGGATCCACAGCAGATAGGATTGATTGAAAAAGTCCAAATAAAGGTAACTAGTTTTGTGTTATTGCAAAAAAGGGGAGAGACTgcaacagatatgatacgcgaattgggctggcagtcatcaaaacaaaggcattttttgttgttgcaGGATCTTGTCATCAAATATCAGTcgccaattttctcctcagagtaTGAAAATACTTGTTGGTGCCCACCTGCATAGGCAGGaacaatcatcgtaataaaataagagaaattagagctgacaCGGAAAGATTAAAGTGTTCGTGTTTCCCGCGTACtggtcgagagtggaactgtagagaataGCTAGaacatggttcgatgaatcctctgccaggcacttaattgtgaactgcagagtgatcTTGTGGGTGTAGATTACTTCACAAGCAGTCGAGAAAGTTTTTTTCCTGCATTTATAACATTTTCAAATGTGAATCTGAAAGTGAGACTTCTGTTTCTGACATTTTGAAGACGCAAGAACGAACTGCAGAAGCACATTtcggcaagagaactgtacagAGAATACTAAacaaagtgtcagagctgtagatACCTCAGGAAACTTAGTTTTCAAATCACTTAGAAAGCATCAAAATCGCAAGAAACCTGTAAAATACATGTTTTTGATACGATGTTTTAAAGCGTTCCATGCTTGAAATGTATATAAGAAGGGAATCCCCGACATTGCAAAAGCTTGTTACAGCTATACCTGAGCAGATTGGTTTCAAATTTAGTGCTTTGTCAATGCAACTAATTTTAAAAGACATTGGTTTCAAAATCATTAAGAAGATAAATTGAAAGAAGTGACAAAGAAGCAGCAAGAACAACTTACCTTACAAAGATGCAtgatacaagaggaggaggtagttcTAGAGTGTACTGTCTTTTTGAAGCATGGGTGAATCAAAATCATTCCATGAATACctactggaaaatgagtgatgacaCTGGCAGTTTTAAAGCTCCCATAGGAAAAGGTTCTTGGATACTCATTCTGCATGCTGGCTCTTCTTCTAATTTGGTTCCcgagagtaaacttgtatttaggtgTAAGAAAAACAGTAGTGACTACCTTTCGGAAATTAACACTGTAACTTTCAAGAAGGGGTTTGCTGCAAAATTCTGccataccttgctt
This genomic stretch from Schistocerca cancellata isolate TAMUIC-IGC-003103 chromosome 2, iqSchCanc2.1, whole genome shotgun sequence harbors:
- the LOC126161703 gene encoding uncharacterized protein LOC126161703, with protein sequence MYNLGSRVLSAVMDVFSYGSRSTVHLLRLLIASQKMRKRLTPAVLPHKFYYTLRSLLDSINDVAIKQLAVSYAKPLKPHFDAHELYFLRSRRHKTRTYICCPKGVCSYDKM